In Felis catus isolate Fca126 chromosome A2, F.catus_Fca126_mat1.0, whole genome shotgun sequence, the following proteins share a genomic window:
- the OLFM2 gene encoding noelin-2 isoform X2 yields MWPLTVPPPPPPLLLLLLLCSGLAGQTLFQSPEEGWQLYTSAQAPDGKCICTAVIPAQSTCSRDGRSRELRQLMGKVQNVSQSMEVLELRTYRDLQYVRSMETLMRSLDARLRAADGSLSAKSFQELKDRMSELLPLSSVLEQYKADTRTIVRLREEVRNLSSSLAAIQEEMGAYGYEDLQRRVMALEARLHACAQKLGCGKLTGVSNPITVRAMGSRFGSWMTDTMAPSADSRVWYMDGYYKGRRVLEFRTLGDFIKGQNFIQHLLPQPWAGTGHVVYNGSLFYNKYQSNVVVKYHFRSRSVLVQRSLPGAGYNNTFPYSWGGFSDMDFMVDESGLWAVYTTNQNAGNIVVSRLDPHTLEVVRSWDTGYPKRSAGEAFMICGVLYVTNSHLAGAKVYFAYFTNTSSYEYTDVPFHNQYSHISMLDYNPRERALYTWNNGHQVLYNVTLFHVISTAGDP; encoded by the exons ACCCTCTTCCAGAGCCCAGAGGAGGGCTGGCAGCTCTACACCTCGGCCCAGGCGCCCGACGGGAAATGCATCTGCACGGCTGTGATCCCCGCGCAGAGCACCTGCTCCCGCGATGGCAGGAGCCGGGAGCTGCGGCAGCTGATGGGGAAG GTCCAGAACGTCTCCCAGTCCATGGAGGTCCTTGAGCTGCGGACGTACCGTGACCTCCAGTACGTGCGCAGCATGGAGACCCTCATGCGAAGCCTGGACGCACGACTCCGGGCAGCCGATGGGTCCCTCTCGGCCAAGAGCTTCCAG GAACTGAAGGACAGGATGTCGGAGCTGCTGCCCCTGAGCTCAGTCCTGGAGCAGTACAAGGCGGACACGCGGACCATCGTGCGCCTGCGGGAGGAAGTGCGGAATCTCTCCAGCAGCCTTGCTGCCATCCAGGAGGAGATGGGTGCCTATGGCTACGAGGACTTGCAGCGGCGGGTGATGGCCCTGGAGGCCAGGCTCCATGCCTGCGCCCAGAAGCTGG GCTGTGGGAAGCTGACTGGGGTCAGTAACCCTATCACCGTTCGGGCCATGGGATCCCGCTTCGGCTCCTGGATGACCGACACGATGGCCCCCAGTGCGGACAGCCGG GTCTGGTACATGGATGGCTACTACAAGGGCCGGCGGGTCCTGGAGTTCCGCACTCTGGGAGACTTCATCAAAGGCCAGAACTTTATCCAGCACCTACTGCCCCAGCCGTGGGCGGGCACGGGCCACGTGGTATACAACGGCTCCCTGTTCTACAACAAGTACCAGAGCAACGTGGTGGTCAAGTACCACTTCCGCTCGCGCTCTGTGCTGGTGCAGAGGAGCCTCCCGGGGGCCGGCTACAACAACACCTTCCCCTACTCCTGGGGCGGCTTCTCGGACATGGACTTCATGGTGGACGAGAGCGGGCTCTGGGCCGTCTACACCACCAACCAGAACGCGGGCAACATCGTGGTCAGCCGGCTGGACCCGCACACCCTCGAGGTCGTGCGGTCCTGGGACACCGGCTACCCCAAGCGCAGCGCTGGCGAGGCCTTCATGATCTGTGGCGTGCTCTACGTGACCAACTCCCACCTGGCCGGGGCCAAGGTCTACTTCGCCTACTTCACCAACACGTCCAGTTACGAGTACACGGACGTGCCCTTCCACAACCAGTACTCCCACATCTCCATGCTGGATTACAACCCCCGGGAGCGGGCCCTCTACACCTGGAACAACGGCCACCAGGTGCTCTACAACGTCACCCTCTTCCACGTCATCAGCACCGCCGGGGACCCCTAG
- the OLFM2 gene encoding noelin-2 isoform X1, which yields MSVPLLKIGAVLSTMAMVTNWMSQTLPSLVGLNGTVSRAGASEKITLFQSPEEGWQLYTSAQAPDGKCICTAVIPAQSTCSRDGRSRELRQLMGKVQNVSQSMEVLELRTYRDLQYVRSMETLMRSLDARLRAADGSLSAKSFQELKDRMSELLPLSSVLEQYKADTRTIVRLREEVRNLSSSLAAIQEEMGAYGYEDLQRRVMALEARLHACAQKLGCGKLTGVSNPITVRAMGSRFGSWMTDTMAPSADSRVWYMDGYYKGRRVLEFRTLGDFIKGQNFIQHLLPQPWAGTGHVVYNGSLFYNKYQSNVVVKYHFRSRSVLVQRSLPGAGYNNTFPYSWGGFSDMDFMVDESGLWAVYTTNQNAGNIVVSRLDPHTLEVVRSWDTGYPKRSAGEAFMICGVLYVTNSHLAGAKVYFAYFTNTSSYEYTDVPFHNQYSHISMLDYNPRERALYTWNNGHQVLYNVTLFHVISTAGDP from the exons ACCCTCTTCCAGAGCCCAGAGGAGGGCTGGCAGCTCTACACCTCGGCCCAGGCGCCCGACGGGAAATGCATCTGCACGGCTGTGATCCCCGCGCAGAGCACCTGCTCCCGCGATGGCAGGAGCCGGGAGCTGCGGCAGCTGATGGGGAAG GTCCAGAACGTCTCCCAGTCCATGGAGGTCCTTGAGCTGCGGACGTACCGTGACCTCCAGTACGTGCGCAGCATGGAGACCCTCATGCGAAGCCTGGACGCACGACTCCGGGCAGCCGATGGGTCCCTCTCGGCCAAGAGCTTCCAG GAACTGAAGGACAGGATGTCGGAGCTGCTGCCCCTGAGCTCAGTCCTGGAGCAGTACAAGGCGGACACGCGGACCATCGTGCGCCTGCGGGAGGAAGTGCGGAATCTCTCCAGCAGCCTTGCTGCCATCCAGGAGGAGATGGGTGCCTATGGCTACGAGGACTTGCAGCGGCGGGTGATGGCCCTGGAGGCCAGGCTCCATGCCTGCGCCCAGAAGCTGG GCTGTGGGAAGCTGACTGGGGTCAGTAACCCTATCACCGTTCGGGCCATGGGATCCCGCTTCGGCTCCTGGATGACCGACACGATGGCCCCCAGTGCGGACAGCCGG GTCTGGTACATGGATGGCTACTACAAGGGCCGGCGGGTCCTGGAGTTCCGCACTCTGGGAGACTTCATCAAAGGCCAGAACTTTATCCAGCACCTACTGCCCCAGCCGTGGGCGGGCACGGGCCACGTGGTATACAACGGCTCCCTGTTCTACAACAAGTACCAGAGCAACGTGGTGGTCAAGTACCACTTCCGCTCGCGCTCTGTGCTGGTGCAGAGGAGCCTCCCGGGGGCCGGCTACAACAACACCTTCCCCTACTCCTGGGGCGGCTTCTCGGACATGGACTTCATGGTGGACGAGAGCGGGCTCTGGGCCGTCTACACCACCAACCAGAACGCGGGCAACATCGTGGTCAGCCGGCTGGACCCGCACACCCTCGAGGTCGTGCGGTCCTGGGACACCGGCTACCCCAAGCGCAGCGCTGGCGAGGCCTTCATGATCTGTGGCGTGCTCTACGTGACCAACTCCCACCTGGCCGGGGCCAAGGTCTACTTCGCCTACTTCACCAACACGTCCAGTTACGAGTACACGGACGTGCCCTTCCACAACCAGTACTCCCACATCTCCATGCTGGATTACAACCCCCGGGAGCGGGCCCTCTACACCTGGAACAACGGCCACCAGGTGCTCTACAACGTCACCCTCTTCCACGTCATCAGCACCGCCGGGGACCCCTAG